The genomic segment CCGGGGCGTCCGCAAATAATTGGGCGATCGAAAACCGACGGCCCCGTAACGATTGCGCAGCGGCTCGATCTCACTGAGCTCGCGGCGCATCTCCTCACTGGGCGCGAACGCCAGCCGATGATCGTGCCGCGCGCTGTGAAAGCCGATCTCATGACCCTCGGCGCAGAGCTCATCCAGGCTGACTCGTCCCCCCTCGAGGAGTGAGCCGACCACCATCCACGTCGAGCGCAGCCCCCGGCGTTTTTCGATTTCCGTGAATCGCTCCAGGGTCCCCGGCCTTCGGAAGGCATAAGCCGTGTCGATGTCGTGTGTAAGCGCGACCGCACAGCGTTTGCCTTCGGGCCAGAGTGGAATCGCCTGCTCTCCGGTCGCTCGTTCGATCTGCGTACGCAGCCAGTAGAGCCAGAAATCGACGGATGGGTCGAGCGCGCCGTTGGGGAATGGCGGGACCCGGCTGTGGTTCAGAGATCGCACCGCGCGGAGCAGCTTGAGTCCGCCCATGCGCAAGGTGGCGGGAAGCGGAAGTCGCAGGACGCCCATGCGGACGTACAGCGGCGGACGATGGGTCAGGTAGCGTTCGTTGCGGATAAGCGAGATTGTCGCATCGACGTCAAAGTGCAGCCGAATCTTGCCGGCCGTGGTTCGCGTGACAAGATCGAGTTTATCGCCGTTCCCGGTCTCAACACGAGCCAATGAATCGCCGCGAACCTGCGGACCTTCGGGCAGCAGGAACCAGCTCCACCAACCGGACTCGATGTTCTCGCGGTATGGCCCGGCTTCTTCCAGCAAAGCGAGCGTCGGTTCAACCCGTCCGAATACGACCCGTGCCGGCCCGGCAGGCTGAGGTTCCAGCCACCCGTGCTGCTCGATTGAGCGTGCCCAGGACTCCGGCGAGAAGCCCCAATATCGAAAAACACCGTCCATTGATTTACGTTCGTTCGGCAAGCAGCGCCACGCGCATGGACCAGTTTCGAATCAGCGGCAATCGGCTCAGCAGCGCGTCGATCGGACGCAGAAGCGTCACGGCCAACGATCCAAGTGCGTTGGGGATGAACACGAAGTGGGTCAATCCCGCGATGCGCAGCCCTGCGGCACCCGCAAGCTCGCGGAGTCGCCGGTCGTTGGACTGGCGTATGTGCGGATACCATTGGGGCATCTCGTTCTTACCCGTCCATTTCATGATGCGATACAGCGGGCACGTCCCATTCATGTCGATGAAGACGATCCGGCCGCCGGGCTTGAGCAGGTTGTAGTATCCCTTCAGGGCGGACTCTTTGTTCGGGTAGTAACTGAACGTGTTGATGCCGAGGATGATATCGAAAGCGTCGCGCCTGTCTTCCTCGGGAAGATGTTCCAGCGGTCTCTCGCAATCCCCGACGACGTATGTCGCATCCGGACTGCGTTTCCGCGCCTGCTCGATCATGGCCGGGCTGATATCCATGGCCGTTACGGTGCACCCGCGATCCGTCAGCCACCGGGTGTAGACGCCCGTCCCGCAGCCCAGCTCGAGCACGCGGCTTCCTGCGGGTACGTGGCGGGTCAGAAACGGCTCGTAGTACGTGCGGAAGTTGTAGGCCTGTCCCGCTCCCGAGACGCCGTGTTTCGTGTCGTACACGCCGGCGAACTCGTCGTAGTAGGCTCGTACGCAGTCCTTCAGGTCGGCCACGATTTCTCCTCCTTGGGGGTAGTCTTCCTCATGGGGCACATGTAGCCTGATCGAGTTATCGGTCACGAATCGGGCCGACCTTACGTAGCCCGCAATCGGGTGGTTCCCGGGACGGACGCAGCCATGCGGCTCTCCGTGCTGTCAGGATCGCGGAAGTCGATTACCATGCCGCCGACGTTGCCGGCTTGGTCGACGAACCTGGTCTCAGCGGGGACCGGGCCATGTGGCGGGTAGGGGGAAGGTTGAAGGGGACTGCAGGAGGACGCTCGGATGGCTGAACCGAAACACGGAACACGGCCGATGGTCGTGGAGGAAACCCCCGGAAAGAAGGCCTATTGTCAATGTGGGCTCTCGGCCCGTTTGCCCTATTGCGACGGGACGCACAGCCGCGAGCAGACCGGCCTGTCGCCGGTCGTGTGCGAGGTCACCGAAACAGGACGAAAGTCCGTCTGCCAATGCCATCGCAGTGCGTCCCTGCCGTGGTGCGATGGAACGCACAAGACCATCTGATGTCTCCAACCGCCGATCAAAACAGGCGGGTCCGATTCGCGCTGCAATGGAGTATCACAGCCTCGGGGAGGACGGTCACGATTGAGCCTGCTGGCGACCCTTTGGTGGATGGCGTTCTTCGCAGCGCTGGGCCTGTGCGCTGGCAGTTTCCTCAACGTCGTCATCTATCGCCTCCCGCGCAACCTGTCCCTCCGAGATCCGATCTGGTCGATGTGCCCGCACTGCGGATCACGCATACGCTGGTACGATAATTTGCCCATCGTCAGCTACCTCGTTCTGGGCGGGAGATGCCGAGACTGCCACCGGACCATTTCCCAGCGTTATCTCGTCGTGGAAGCGTTGACTGCAATCGTAGTCCTGGCCATTGTGGATGCGTTCTTCGTCGCCCATACCCGCGGCGGACTGCTGCAATCACAATTCGGCCTGACCGACAAACTCGCGGTGGATTGGCCGATCCTGCTCGCCCACCTGGTCCTGTTCACCAGCCTCCTCTCCATGTCAGCCATCGATATTGAGCATTACTGGGTGGATATTCGTTTCACGCACTTCGCGACGATCGTCGGATTCGCCGCACACACCATCTGGACGCCCCGGCACTCGATGGAGTGGATCCGACCCTGGGACTCCACGGCCATAGGATCGATCTTTGCTCTCGGCGGCTTGGGTCTCACCTGGGTTATCCTGGTTTGCCAGCCGCGTGTCGATCCCGAGGATTTTGACGAGAACGACGTCGATGGACCTGAAGAATCATTGACGGTTGCTTCGGATTCCCCCGGATTCCCCACAGCGAGCGAGGCGGCGATGCTGACCGGCCCGGCGGCCGAAATCGGCGTTGCGCCGCCGGTGGCGAATCCGCGAACGCTCTGGAAAACTGTCACGATCCCTTGGGGTGGATGGCTGTTCATTGCCGCGCTTACGGTCCTGCTGACACTGATGTCATTGGCGGAACTGGGATATGGCACAGCGGCAAACGATTGGCGCTTGCTTGGCGTCATGTTCCTCCTGTTCCTGCTCGTCGCACGACTGGGCATGACGCCGCGCGAGTCGGATCAGCACATCGTCGAGGCGATTCACGAAGAGCGCTTCGGGGCTCGGCGTATGGTGCTGGAAGAACTGGCGTTGCTGCTGCCGGCAATTGCGGGCGGGATCATCGGACTCTGGTTGATGTCGCGGGGCGGCACGTTTACCGAGGACGCGGCCCGCTCGCTGCACTCGACCCTGCATCTGTCCGACTTCGGCCTATTCCGCCATTGGCAGCCACTGTATGGTCTGGCCACCGCCGCGAGCGGGTTCGTCGTTGCCGGAGCAATCGGTTGGGCCGTCCGTATCGGATTCACGCTCCTGTTTGGTCGCGAGGCGTTCGGTTCAGGCGATATTCACATGATGGCCGCCGCGGGGTGCGTTGCCGGCTGGCCGGTCGTCGCCCTCGGCCTTTTTCTGACCTGCGTACTAGCGCTGGGAGGCTGGATTCTGGCCCTTCCCTTGAAACGCAGCCGGGCGATCCCGCTGGGTCCGTGGCTTTCGTTGGCGTTCCTGATCGTCGTGGTTTTCTACGACCAACTCCTCCGCTGGCCTTTTCTGGAGAGGGCCATCAGCAACGTGAATTACCTGCTCTTCAACAACTCACAGGCTCCGTTTTCCTGAAGGATGCGTTATCGTTGCGTTTCGTCGGCCGAATCGCTATGGTCGCTACCGGGGCGGCTGCGGTGGACGGCAGTCCGCGCATTTTTCCGACAACGCCGATGCGGTGCGACGCGGTATGGCCGCTCGCGCATCGATAGCCGGCGAACATCTGAAACGAATGGAGGTTGTTCCATGTCCAGGCAGGCGATGAGCGGTCTGGTCCTGATCTGTGGTTTGGGATTTCTGACGACCGGTTGTGCAAGCAATCAGAAACAGCGGATGTCCATGCTGGAGGACGCCAACCAGCGGCTTGCCGATCAACTCAACCGCATGCGCGGCGACCTCACCACAGCCAGCCAGGACGTGGACGAACTGAATCGTAGACTTCTTGCGGCGCAGCAGGAAAACGAGAATTTGCGGGGCGAGCTCGCCGACGCCTCGACGCCCGTGGAAGCCGCGCCGGGTTGGACCGCCGTACCCGGCGGTGCGATGATTGCGATCGAGACAGAGGTTCTATTCCCTTCCGGAAAAGCCGTGCTTCGACCTGAGGCCCTTCGTACGCTGGACGGCATCGTCAGCACCATCTCCGGGCAGTATCAGGAGAAGGACGTTTTCGTCATCGGCCACACCGACAACCAGCCCATCAAGAAGAGTGGGTGGAAGGACAACTGGGAGTTGAGCACCGAGCGGGCTTTGGCCGTCGTTCGCTACCTCCAGGACCATGGTGTGGGTGCGGCCAGACTGGTGGCCGGAGGCGCGTCGATGTATCGACCTGTTGCCGAGAATTCCTCCGAGCGAGGCCGAGCACTTAACCGCCGGGTGGAAATCTACGCGGTGGATTCATACCTGCTCAAGGCAACGCCGTAACCGAACCGTTTTAGCGCCCATCAAGCCGCAGAACGGAATCCGTTCCCGAGAGGCGTACGGGGACCGTCCAGCGGTGTGTGCCGGGCGCGCATAGACCGCCGTCGGCAGTCGTACAATAGGTTACGCTGGCCAGAATGCTCCACGTTCCCTCGCGGACGGCGCCGGCGGGGAGCTTGACCAGCAACGGCAGCTCGGACGATTTGCCCGTCACTTGGGACACGACCGTGTCACCAAGGGAAATGCGTACCGACCACGGCGCTTCACCGTTCAGATGCGCCCCTTCGGGTAGCAGGGGATGAAGCAGCAGATCGATACTGCGATCCGGGGCGATGTTCACCGGGGCGAGTTTCGTCGTCGGTGTCTCGCTTTCCTCCTCGCGTCCGCCGATTCCTGAGATCCCCGTCAGCACGACTTCGCGCCAGGATTGTGTCGCCAGGTCGAGCTCGACGACACGATGGTTGTTGGTGTCCGCCACAAACAGCCGTTGCCCGGACACCGAAAGTCCGCCCGGCTCGAAGAACGCGACCTGACCGTCACCAGCCGAGGCTTCCGGCTTGCCCGTGCCCAGCAGCGTGCGAACCGTTCGCCCGCCCGGGTCGACGACCTTGATCTTGTGGTTGTACGTATCGGCTACGAGCAGCACGTTGCCCCACGGCGCTACGCCCAGCGGGTGCTGCAGACGAGCGTCGGGGTACGATCCGTCCACGTCACCGAAGACGAACAGACCTTCACCGATCACCGTGAACACCTGCTCGGTGGCCATGTCGATGCCCCGAACGGCGCTGACCTCGCTGTCCGCGAAATAAATCGTGCCGTTGAGCATGCATATGCCCGATGGCTGGGCCAGTGCCGCGGTCTCCGTCGGCCCGTCGGCGAGGTTCTCCCGCCCCGATCCCGCAAGCGCCCGAGCGAATCCCACCGGCAGGTCGATGCGCCAGATCTGATGCCGACCGGCCATGGCTACGTAGAGGGTCGAGCCCTCGATGGTCAGGTCCCAGGGAGAATTGATGCCCTGTGCCGTGCCCATGGCACCACCTGCGCAATCGTTGCTCAACTCTCCGGTTCCGACGACCGTCGTCACCGTGTACGCATTCAGGTCGATAGCGCGGATCAGGTGGTTCTCGGTGTCCGCGACGTAGAGCTTGCCGCGGGAGTAGGCGAGCCCCTGCGGATGGTTGAACGTGGCCCGGTCCGGTGGGCCGTCGTCGCGACCTGCGCTGCCCGAGCCGATCACCGCCAGAACACGGCTATGACCGTTCTCGTCGGGAAGCTCGGCCACCAGGATGCGATTGTGATTCGAATCGGCGATGAACAGCCGATTGGCTGCCGCGTCCGCCAGGACCTTGCCGGGGAACGCCAGTCCCGATGCAGCGCGGACTTCGCCCTCCCGTTGCAGCTCGAGCGGGCCTGGCGCCAAGCTGCCCTCGGCCCGACCCTGCGCCAGCGCCTGGGCGATGGCCTGGTCCAGCGTCTCTCGGTTCCCTTCCCCCGCGGCCACGCACGAAACCACGCCCTTCGCGTCCACAACGACGACGGTAGGCCAACTGCGGGCAGCGTAGGCCCGCCAGATCTTCATGTCCTCGTCGATGACCACCGCGTGACGAATCTCGTATCGGAGAATCGCGGCGCGGATCGTTTCTCGCGACGCCTCATTGCTGAACTTGGCGCTGTGCACGCCGATAAACGTCACCGGCTGGTCGGCGTATTTTTCCTCCAGATACGCCAAATCGGGCAGGATGTGGATGCAGTTGATGCAGCAATAGGTCCAGAAGTCCAGCACAACCACCTGCCCGCGAAGCTCCTCGGCGAAGCTGAGCGGGCGGTCCGTATTCAGCCAACCCAGGTTGGCCGTGAGCTCCGGCGCTCGAACGCGTCCCATCATGGCTCCGGCATCCTTTCGATTGAATCCCTGATGAAGAAGTTTGTCCCGCGACCGAACTCGGGCCCTTTCCGCTTGGAAGGATAATGGGATCACCGGCATCGCCCAAGAGCTGCTGCTTGCGCACCCGGATACAGAATGGTCGGATCCCTCCCGCGCGGCTCCGGCGCAGGCGGGCCAATAGGGACACCAGCTGGTGCGTGGGTGGGCTCTTGTACCCCGTTTGCGTAGGGATTGCCTGACAGGGATGAGGCGGCGCCCAGTGTCAGGGCATGGTCGCAGGGGAAGCCGCGTACATATCCGAAGGCGCCTCACTGACCCGTACCGTGCGCATCACGAGCTCACGCTCGGGGCGCCCCTGTTCATTGACCGGAACGGCCATCAGACGGTCGAGCGTTTCGAAGGACTCATCGCCGACCAGTTCGGCAAATGCCGTGTATTTGCCGTCCCATTCCTTCTGCCGTGTGTTGCAGATGAAGAACTGGCTGCTGGCCGAGTCCGGATCGTCGTTCAGCAGCGCCATGGCCACCGTTCCTTTTCGAAACGGATGGTCGTTGAACTCAGCCGGCACGCGCTTGCCGTCTAGCCGGATCCCCGTTCCATCGCCACGGGGACACCCGCCGAGAATGAAGTACCCCGGCTCGAGCCGGTGGAAGGTCTTGCCGTCGTAGAATCGATCGGTGGCCAGTTCGATGAAATTGGCCACCGTTTGCGGGGCATCCTCGTAGAAAAATCGCAGCGTCATGCGCCCCTCATCCGTGGTGATGATCGCCTGCTTCAGAGTCTCGATGCGGATATTGGCCGAAGCCGCGGCTGCGGCCCCGTCGTAGGGTTGCCAGGTAATCCGATAGTTCCCCGCCCCGCGCAGCGCGGGGTAGTACTCCCGAAGATCCACCGTCGTTCCCACGGAGCTGTGCGGCGCGAGAATGAGGATCGGCGCCTCGTCCGGCCTGCGGAAACCCAGCGGCGCGTCCCATCGACTGCCCGCCATCCCTTCCAACACGATGGGGGGGGTCGTGACGCCGCTGAATACGTGGGGCAGCGGAAGTCCCATTTCCGGGGACGGGATGGCCGGCTCCGTTCCTGGGACCGTCAGCGTCACCGATTCATCGGACGAATTCTCGATCGAGAAACCGACCCAGACGGGCTGTCCGGGAATCATCGGGACGGCCGGCACGCGCAAGTGCGCCTGCAATCCGGGACGCTGATTGACGACCTTCTCTTGTGCGAACGCCGACGTGGCGGTGACAAGCGCCAGCGCCAGACACGAATATCCGCGAAAACACATACTGAGAACCTCGTTCGCCGGTTTACGGCCGACTGCGACCGTTGGGACGCTGCATTGTGCAGCGCGCTTGCCTGTTGTCCAGCACGACCCGGTCCCATGAGCACCCGGGGCAGACTCCTCCCCCACGCACTTGTACCGATCGGCGACGCTTCCGGTTGCGGCGAGTTGCCGGCGTGACGCCGCAACCCGCGGCGCCTACACTGCAACGCCATGACCCCCTCGCGCCAGATTCGCTTGACGGACTATTCGAGCTGCGCGGGTTGAGCCGGCAAGCTCCCCCAGGGAGCCCTGGCGCAGGTTCTGCGCGTCCTGCCGACCCCTTCCGACCCAAACCTCCTGGTTGGCACCGCCCGTCTCGATGACGCCGGTGTCTACGCCATCGGACCGTCCACCGCCCTTGTCCAGACCGTCGACTTCTTTCCGCCATTGGTGGACGATCCGTTCGCCTACGGCCGAATCGCCGCCGCAAACAGCCTCTCCGACGTGTATGCCATGGGGGGGCGACCCGTCACGGCCATGAACATCCTCTGTTTTCCGGATGACGTGCTGCCCGCCGAAATCGCCGCCGAGATTGTTCGCGGCGGAGACGAGCGCGTTCGTACGGCCGGCGCCGTCACCGTCGGCGGGCACAGCGTTCGCGACACGGAGATCAAATACGGATTGGCGGTTACCGGGCTGGTGGATCCCGCCAGGGTCGTCACCAATGCCGGGGCCCGCCCGGGCGACATCCTCATCCTTACCAAACCTCTGGGAAGCGGTGTGCTCGCCACTGCGTTCCGCGCCGGGAAGATCGACGAGTCGCAGCTGGCGGAGTCCGTCGACTGCATGATCGACCTGAATGCCGCCGCCTCCGAGGCAATGGTTGAAGTCGGCGTCAGCGCGGCCACCGACGTAACCGGATTCGGGCTGCTCGGGCACGGGCTGGAGTTGGCATTGGCAAGCGGTGTGACCCTCGAGATTGACGCCGCTTCGGTTCCTTTGCTTACCGATGTGACCCTGCTGGCTCGCAAGCGGCATCTCACCCGATCCCATCGTGCCACCCTGGAGCACGTGGCGTCCCACATGCGCCTCGTCGGCGACGTCGATGACGTCCTCGTGAAGATTCTCGCCGATGCCCAGACGTCGGGTGGTCTGCTCATTGCGCTCCCGGCCGATCGCGTGGATGCCTACGGCTCGTCATTGGAAAGTCGAAGTCCTCGTCCGGCGGTCGCCATCGGTCGTGTCGTCCCGAAGGAAGACTCGGCCATTCTTCTGCGCTGACTGCGGAGTGCCTTGGCACACTGCGGCCGTGCTGACGCTTGCTCCGCTCGGCACTCCCGCCGACAATGACCGTCATGCAGCAGGTATTCGACGAGAATCTTTCACAATTGATCGCCATGGCCCGCCGGGAGGATCTCGGCGAGCGCGGGGACATCACCACACAACTGATGGCCGATCTCAAGGCCGATGCGACGTTTGCACTGGTGGTGAAGAAGCCGGGCGTTTTTGCGGGCAGAGAAATCGTCCCGTTTGTACTGCATGCCTATGATGCAGCGATCGAATGTTCCTGGTCACCGTCGGGAAACGACGGCGAGCGGATCGAGAAAGTTCCAATGGAACTCGCCCGCATCCGCGGTCCTGTCGGTTCGATTCTCGCCGCCGAAAGGGTCCTGCTGAACTTTCTCCAGCGACTCAGCGGAATTGCCACGACTACGCGGAGCTTCATCGACGCCGTGGCCGGAACGTCCGCGGTCATCACCGATACCCGCAAGACCACGCCCGGGTGGCGGGCGCTCGAAAAATACGCCGTGCGTTGTGGCGGCGGCAAGAACCATCGTGCCGGCCTGTACGATGCCGTCCTGATCAAGGACAACCATCTGGCCGGGGTGGAGCCCACACGCGTCGGCGCGGTGGTTTTCGACATGCTCAATCGGCTGGGTCAATGGGGTGTGAACCCCACCTTCGTTGAAGTGGAGGCGCCCGGCATGATGTATGTCGAAGAACTCCTCAAAGTCGTTGGCGTCGACATTATCCTCCTCGACAACATGTCTGTCGCAACCATGCGGGAGGCGGTGGCCCTTCGTGATGCATTCGGGCTTCGCGGCAAAGTCCGGCTGGAAGCCTCGGGCGGTATCGATCTCGCCACGGTCCGCCAAGTGGCTGAGGCCGGCGTGGACCGCATCTCCGTCGGGGCGATCACGCATTCGGCACCGGCGCTTGACCTTTCCCTGGAGCCGTCGGGATGCTGACCAGCGGCGTGTTCGGCTTCCTTGCCGATTACCTGCTGTGGTGGGTGCTGTTCCTCTCGATTGTCATCCACACCTGGTGCTTCTTCCAGTATTACCCGATCAGGAAACGCACACGCCGCGGTCTTGTTCTCGGCAACATCCTCGTCTTCTTCTGCCTCTCCGGTGCCGTATTTCTCGTCGGCGAAAGTTACTTTCGATTCCTCGCGGTCTACACCGATTCGTTCGGCCTGTCCCTCCCCGCCCGCCGCTGGTTCGCGCTGTATACGCGACTCAATCGCCAGGGCTGTCGTGACGAGGAGTGGACCGTGCCTAAGCCCCCGGACGTATACCGGATCGCGTTCGTCGGCGACTCGTTTACCTACGGCTGGGGAATCGAAGACGAAGCGGATCGCTTTCCCGAGAAGATCGAGAAGCGCCTGAACGAGAGCTACCCGGGCCCATTCGAGGTGCTCAACGCCGCGCGGCCGGGTTGGGATACCGGCGATGAGCTTCGCCACTTGCGAGAGTTGATTTCTACGTTCGGTGTTGACGAAGTCGTCCTTTGCTACGTGCCGAACGACATCGAGGATCTCATCCCGACCACGGACGACTTCAACCCGCGCGAGCCACCACCCCAAGGCTTCTTCGATCCGGATCGATCACCCTTTTACGAGTATCTCTATACGCGGGTGTGGTTGCCGCGCCGGCCCACCGTACGACTTTACCAGTCCTGGCTGGCTCAGGGATATGCCGACCCCGCGATCCGGTCCGCCCAGGATGCGCGGCTGGCGGAATTCGTGAGCGAATGCGTGGAGGGTGGGATCGTCCTTCGTGTTGCACTTCTCCCTTTCCTACGCGTCGGCCCCGACAGCGTGGACCAGGCACGGTTGTTTGCCGAACTCGAACAGTTTTTCACGCAGCGCGGAGTGTCCGTCGTGGATCTCCTCCGGCAAACGGAGGGCGTTGATCCGCAAGAGCTCACCGTCAGCGCCATCGACCCCCATCCCAACGAGAAGGCCCACGCATTGTTCGCACAGGAAATTTGGAAAGCCTTTTACGCGAATACGCCCTGATCGATAGGTCAACTCGATGGACGCGAAGCGGGCTCTCTGCTGCGCTATTCGTCCTTCGGCGACGGCGCGGCCA from the Phycisphaerae bacterium genome contains:
- a CDS encoding polysaccharide deacetylase family protein; translated protein: MDGVFRYWGFSPESWARSIEQHGWLEPQPAGPARVVFGRVEPTLALLEEAGPYRENIESGWWSWFLLPEGPQVRGDSLARVETGNGDKLDLVTRTTAGKIRLHFDVDATISLIRNERYLTHRPPLYVRMGVLRLPLPATLRMGGLKLLRAVRSLNHSRVPPFPNGALDPSVDFWLYWLRTQIERATGEQAIPLWPEGKRCAVALTHDIDTAYAFRRPGTLERFTEIEKRRGLRSTWMVVGSLLEGGRVSLDELCAEGHEIGFHSARHDHRLAFAPSEEMRRELSEIEPLRNRYGAVGFRSPNYLRTPRLFRELDAYAEYDATVPSFARPMSAMTPRTDGCSTSLPFTIEGTDLLELPNTVLEDVSLEFEGCTPEKAAQRQAKMATSLWARHSLISVCTHPEPQLTARPQWMEVYGEFVKHVVSLPDVWHARLVDINRHWRARAAMIEAQWNTSQQQVPSASMLRHSEPVAAR
- a CDS encoding methyltransferase domain-containing protein, with product MADLKDCVRAYYDEFAGVYDTKHGVSGAGQAYNFRTYYEPFLTRHVPAGSRVLELGCGTGVYTRWLTDRGCTVTAMDISPAMIEQARKRSPDATYVVGDCERPLEHLPEEDRRDAFDIILGINTFSYYPNKESALKGYYNLLKPGGRIVFIDMNGTCPLYRIMKWTGKNEMPQWYPHIRQSNDRRLRELAGAAGLRIAGLTHFVFIPNALGSLAVTLLRPIDALLSRLPLIRNWSMRVALLAERT
- a CDS encoding CDGSH iron-sulfur domain-containing protein gives rise to the protein MAEPKHGTRPMVVEETPGKKAYCQCGLSARLPYCDGTHSREQTGLSPVVCEVTETGRKSVCQCHRSASLPWCDGTHKTI
- a CDS encoding A24 family peptidase, whose translation is MSLLATLWWMAFFAALGLCAGSFLNVVIYRLPRNLSLRDPIWSMCPHCGSRIRWYDNLPIVSYLVLGGRCRDCHRTISQRYLVVEALTAIVVLAIVDAFFVAHTRGGLLQSQFGLTDKLAVDWPILLAHLVLFTSLLSMSAIDIEHYWVDIRFTHFATIVGFAAHTIWTPRHSMEWIRPWDSTAIGSIFALGGLGLTWVILVCQPRVDPEDFDENDVDGPEESLTVASDSPGFPTASEAAMLTGPAAEIGVAPPVANPRTLWKTVTIPWGGWLFIAALTVLLTLMSLAELGYGTAANDWRLLGVMFLLFLLVARLGMTPRESDQHIVEAIHEERFGARRMVLEELALLLPAIAGGIIGLWLMSRGGTFTEDAARSLHSTLHLSDFGLFRHWQPLYGLATAASGFVVAGAIGWAVRIGFTLLFGREAFGSGDIHMMAAAGCVAGWPVVALGLFLTCVLALGGWILALPLKRSRAIPLGPWLSLAFLIVVVFYDQLLRWPFLERAISNVNYLLFNNSQAPFS
- a CDS encoding OmpA family protein, producing the protein MSRQAMSGLVLICGLGFLTTGCASNQKQRMSMLEDANQRLADQLNRMRGDLTTASQDVDELNRRLLAAQQENENLRGELADASTPVEAAPGWTAVPGGAMIAIETEVLFPSGKAVLRPEALRTLDGIVSTISGQYQEKDVFVIGHTDNQPIKKSGWKDNWELSTERALAVVRYLQDHGVGAARLVAGGASMYRPVAENSSERGRALNRRVEIYAVDSYLLKATP
- a CDS encoding redoxin domain-containing protein; translated protein: MMGRVRAPELTANLGWLNTDRPLSFAEELRGQVVVLDFWTYCCINCIHILPDLAYLEEKYADQPVTFIGVHSAKFSNEASRETIRAAILRYEIRHAVVIDEDMKIWRAYAARSWPTVVVVDAKGVVSCVAAGEGNRETLDQAIAQALAQGRAEGSLAPGPLELQREGEVRAASGLAFPGKVLADAAANRLFIADSNHNRILVAELPDENGHSRVLAVIGSGSAGRDDGPPDRATFNHPQGLAYSRGKLYVADTENHLIRAIDLNAYTVTTVVGTGELSNDCAGGAMGTAQGINSPWDLTIEGSTLYVAMAGRHQIWRIDLPVGFARALAGSGRENLADGPTETAALAQPSGICMLNGTIYFADSEVSAVRGIDMATEQVFTVIGEGLFVFGDVDGSYPDARLQHPLGVAPWGNVLLVADTYNHKIKVVDPGGRTVRTLLGTGKPEASAGDGQVAFFEPGGLSVSGQRLFVADTNNHRVVELDLATQSWREVVLTGISGIGGREEESETPTTKLAPVNIAPDRSIDLLLHPLLPEGAHLNGEAPWSVRISLGDTVVSQVTGKSSELPLLVKLPAGAVREGTWSILASVTYCTTADGGLCAPGTHRWTVPVRLSGTDSVLRLDGR
- a CDS encoding peptidylprolyl isomerase, translated to MCFRGYSCLALALVTATSAFAQEKVVNQRPGLQAHLRVPAVPMIPGQPVWVGFSIENSSDESVTLTVPGTEPAIPSPEMGLPLPHVFSGVTTPPIVLEGMAGSRWDAPLGFRRPDEAPILILAPHSSVGTTVDLREYYPALRGAGNYRITWQPYDGAAAAASANIRIETLKQAIITTDEGRMTLRFFYEDAPQTVANFIELATDRFYDGKTFHRLEPGYFILGGCPRGDGTGIRLDGKRVPAEFNDHPFRKGTVAMALLNDDPDSASSQFFICNTRQKEWDGKYTAFAELVGDESFETLDRLMAVPVNEQGRPERELVMRTVRVSEAPSDMYAASPATMP
- the selD gene encoding selenide, water dikinase SelD, which codes for MAQVLRVLPTPSDPNLLVGTARLDDAGVYAIGPSTALVQTVDFFPPLVDDPFAYGRIAAANSLSDVYAMGGRPVTAMNILCFPDDVLPAEIAAEIVRGGDERVRTAGAVTVGGHSVRDTEIKYGLAVTGLVDPARVVTNAGARPGDILILTKPLGSGVLATAFRAGKIDESQLAESVDCMIDLNAAASEAMVEVGVSAATDVTGFGLLGHGLELALASGVTLEIDAASVPLLTDVTLLARKRHLTRSHRATLEHVASHMRLVGDVDDVLVKILADAQTSGGLLIALPADRVDAYGSSLESRSPRPAVAIGRVVPKEDSAILLR
- the nadC gene encoding carboxylating nicotinate-nucleotide diphosphorylase; amino-acid sequence: MARREDLGERGDITTQLMADLKADATFALVVKKPGVFAGREIVPFVLHAYDAAIECSWSPSGNDGERIEKVPMELARIRGPVGSILAAERVLLNFLQRLSGIATTTRSFIDAVAGTSAVITDTRKTTPGWRALEKYAVRCGGGKNHRAGLYDAVLIKDNHLAGVEPTRVGAVVFDMLNRLGQWGVNPTFVEVEAPGMMYVEELLKVVGVDIILLDNMSVATMREAVALRDAFGLRGKVRLEASGGIDLATVRQVAEAGVDRISVGAITHSAPALDLSLEPSGC